One Mycolicibacterium sarraceniae genomic window carries:
- a CDS encoding DUF6541 family protein, producing the protein MSFVFGLMIAVLLLILPGAVVAAAGRLSWPVALGVGPVLTYGVVGLAIIPFGAIGIRWNTWTALLALAIVTAAVLGLRIPLGRYRATNPTTAAVSLWPALTVAAGVILGALSIALAAWLGMPHWQSIPSNWDSVWHANTIRWILDTGQASSTHMGELRNVETHAALYYPSVFHALGAVLAQLIGAAPTTAYTLSSLAGAVWLFPLSAALLTWQLLRPRTSQWRTAGAAATAAALSASFTAVPYVEFDTASMPNMVAYGLAVPTFVLIVSSLQHRDRIPLAVLALIGVFSVHITGGAVVVTFVVAWWLLDALWRPVQGRLRDFITLVAIAVPSLAVLLPQFLGVLQQAEVIAGHAFVTHLSRKRTLFNAIVQHTRHLNDFPIQNILIALAGIGFLLLLTKRIWWPAAVWLLMVVSIVHSGVPFGGPIGAIIGKYSDLFYSDPRRLSAVVTLLLTPMAGIALYAAALLVVAGARRLTQRWAAARDPDRGFWIGATAVLLLAVTIGLAWHYFPRHRYLMGEKYDRVMIDSKDLEAMAYLASLPGARDTLIGNANTDGTAWMYAVADLHPLWTHYDYPVQQGPGYHRFIFWAYADDADRDPRIAESVKALNIRYVLTGSRVVRGFVMPDGLVSLDKSKSWAKIYDNGEARIYQWRGSSPPGTQ; encoded by the coding sequence GTGAGCTTCGTGTTCGGACTGATGATCGCGGTCTTGCTGCTGATCCTGCCGGGTGCGGTGGTGGCGGCGGCCGGGCGGCTGAGTTGGCCCGTCGCGCTCGGGGTGGGCCCGGTGCTGACGTACGGCGTTGTGGGCCTGGCCATCATCCCGTTTGGCGCGATCGGCATCCGGTGGAACACCTGGACGGCATTGCTGGCACTGGCCATCGTGACGGCGGCGGTACTTGGTTTGCGGATTCCGCTCGGCCGGTACCGGGCCACCAATCCGACCACCGCCGCGGTGTCACTGTGGCCTGCGCTGACGGTGGCCGCCGGAGTGATCCTGGGCGCACTGTCCATCGCCCTGGCGGCCTGGCTCGGCATGCCGCACTGGCAGTCGATCCCGAGTAACTGGGATTCGGTCTGGCATGCCAACACCATCCGCTGGATCCTCGACACCGGACAGGCGTCGTCGACCCACATGGGTGAGCTGCGCAACGTCGAAACCCACGCCGCTCTCTATTACCCCTCGGTGTTTCACGCGCTGGGCGCCGTCCTGGCCCAGCTGATCGGCGCCGCACCGACCACCGCCTACACGTTGAGCTCACTGGCGGGGGCGGTGTGGCTGTTCCCGCTCAGCGCCGCGCTGCTGACCTGGCAGCTGTTGCGTCCCCGCACGTCGCAGTGGCGTACGGCAGGAGCGGCCGCCACCGCGGCCGCGCTGTCGGCGTCGTTCACCGCGGTGCCCTACGTCGAATTCGACACTGCCTCGATGCCGAACATGGTGGCGTACGGCCTCGCGGTGCCGACGTTCGTGCTAATCGTGTCGTCGTTGCAGCACCGGGACCGCATCCCGCTGGCGGTGCTGGCGTTGATCGGTGTGTTCTCGGTGCACATCACCGGTGGCGCGGTCGTCGTCACGTTCGTGGTGGCGTGGTGGCTGCTGGACGCACTGTGGCGTCCGGTGCAGGGACGGCTGCGCGACTTCATCACGCTGGTCGCGATCGCCGTCCCGTCGCTGGCGGTGCTGCTCCCGCAGTTCCTCGGGGTGCTGCAACAGGCCGAGGTGATCGCCGGGCACGCCTTCGTCACGCATCTGAGCCGTAAGCGGACGCTGTTCAACGCGATCGTCCAGCACACCCGGCACCTCAACGACTTTCCGATCCAGAACATCCTGATCGCCCTCGCCGGGATCGGCTTCCTGCTGCTGCTCACCAAGCGCATCTGGTGGCCGGCCGCGGTGTGGCTGCTGATGGTGGTGTCGATCGTGCATTCGGGGGTGCCATTCGGCGGCCCGATCGGGGCGATCATCGGCAAGTACAGCGACCTGTTCTACAGTGACCCGCGCCGACTGTCCGCGGTGGTGACGCTGCTGCTGACGCCGATGGCCGGGATCGCTCTGTACGCTGCGGCGCTGCTGGTCGTGGCCGGTGCCCGCCGGCTGACGCAACGATGGGCCGCCGCGAGGGATCCTGACCGCGGATTCTGGATCGGCGCCACAGCGGTGCTGCTACTGGCCGTCACCATCGGTTTGGCCTGGCACTACTTCCCTCGGCACCGCTACCTGATGGGCGAGAAGTACGACAGGGTGATGATCGACAGCAAGGATTTGGAAGCGATGGCCTACCTGGCCAGCTTGCCCGGCGCCCGCGACACTCTGATCGGCAACGCCAACACCGATGGCACGGCCTGGATGTACGCAGTGGCCGATCTGCACCCGCTGTGGACGCACTACGACTACCCCGTGCAACAGGGACCGGGCTACCACCGCTTCATCTTCTGGGCCTATGCCGACGACGCCGACCGCGATCCGCGGATCGCGGAGTCCGTTAAGGCACTGAACATCCGATACGTGCTGACGGGTAGCCGGGTCGTCCGCGGGTTCGTCATGCCCGACGGACTAGTGTCACTAGACAAGTCCAAGTCGTGGGCGAAGATCTACGACAACGGCGAAGCTCGCATCTACCAATGGCGCGGATCTTCGCCACCGGGCACCCAATAA
- a CDS encoding bacterial proteasome activator family protein: MTTNTDDDSIEIITGLEGDDAEGRSVTDLVEQPAKVMRIGTMIKQLLEEVRAAPLDDASRSRLREIHATSIRELEDGLAPSLREELERLALPFSDDSIPSDAELRIAQAQLVGWLEGLFHGIQTALFAQQMAARAQLEHTRGGQGALPPGIAQAGPPGAPGHSTGQYL; encoded by the coding sequence ATGACGACGAACACAGACGACGACAGCATCGAGATCATCACCGGACTCGAGGGCGACGACGCCGAGGGACGCTCCGTCACCGACCTGGTGGAGCAGCCGGCGAAGGTGATGCGAATCGGCACCATGATCAAGCAGCTGCTCGAAGAGGTGCGGGCCGCACCGCTGGACGACGCAAGCCGCAGCCGGCTGCGCGAGATCCACGCGACGTCCATCCGCGAGCTCGAAGACGGCCTGGCCCCCTCGCTGCGCGAGGAACTCGAACGGCTGGCGCTGCCATTCAGCGATGACTCCATCCCGTCGGATGCCGAGCTGCGTATCGCGCAGGCACAACTGGTCGGCTGGCTCGAGGGTCTGTTCCACGGAATCCAGACCGCGTTGTTCGCCCAGCAGATGGCTGCCCGCGCGCAACTGGAGCACACGCGCGGCGGCCAGGGTGCGCTTCCCCCTGGCATCGCCCAGGCCGGTCCGCCCGGAGCCCCCGGTCACAGCACCGGGCAGTACCTGTAG
- the glfT1 gene encoding galactofuranosyltransferase GlfT1, with translation MTDKVCAVVVTHRRPDELAKSLDALSTQTRMVDHLIVVDNDRDDRVRDLVAGQPIPSTYLGSRRNLGGAGGFALGMLHALTLGADWVWLADDDGRPEGPSVLATLLDCASRHGLAEVSPMVCDIEDPDRFAFPVRQGLTWHRHPHELNGEDLLRGYASLFNGALFRAEALEAVGLPDFRLFIRGDEVDMHRRLVLSGLPFGTCLKATYLHPHGSDEFKPILGGRMHTQYPDDPTKRFFTYRNRGYLQAQRGQRKLAPQEWVRFGWFFLVQRRDPAGFAEWVRLRRMGRRERFSR, from the coding sequence GTGACCGACAAGGTGTGCGCGGTCGTCGTGACGCATCGCCGTCCCGATGAGCTGGCCAAGTCGCTGGACGCCCTGAGTACGCAAACCCGCATGGTCGACCATCTGATCGTCGTCGACAACGATCGCGATGACCGGGTGCGTGACCTGGTCGCCGGCCAGCCAATCCCGTCGACCTACCTCGGTTCACGCCGAAACCTCGGTGGGGCAGGCGGATTCGCGTTGGGCATGCTGCACGCCCTGACGCTGGGCGCGGACTGGGTGTGGCTGGCCGACGATGACGGGCGCCCCGAGGGACCGTCGGTTTTGGCCACCCTGCTCGATTGCGCTTCACGGCACGGATTGGCCGAGGTGTCGCCAATGGTGTGCGATATCGAAGACCCAGACCGGTTCGCTTTTCCGGTACGCCAAGGCCTGACCTGGCATCGACATCCGCACGAACTGAACGGCGAAGATCTGCTTCGCGGCTACGCATCGCTGTTCAACGGTGCGCTGTTCCGCGCCGAGGCGCTGGAAGCTGTTGGCCTACCAGATTTCCGGCTCTTCATCCGCGGCGACGAGGTGGACATGCACCGGCGGCTGGTGTTGTCGGGTCTACCGTTCGGCACGTGCCTGAAAGCGACGTATCTGCACCCGCACGGCAGCGACGAGTTCAAGCCGATCCTCGGCGGGCGCATGCACACTCAGTATCCGGACGATCCGACCAAGCGATTCTTCACCTACCGCAACCGCGGCTACCTGCAGGCCCAGCGCGGTCAACGCAAGCTGGCGCCGCAGGAGTGGGTGCGATTCGGATGGTTCTTCTTAGTGCAGCGCCGGGATCCGGCGGGGTTCGCCGAGTGGGTTCGATTGCGGCGCATGGGTAGGCGCGAAAGGTTCAGCAGATGA
- the wzt gene encoding galactan export ABC transporter ATP-binding subunit Wzt/RfbE, with protein sequence MAADDPFIETRDAWVEFPIFDAKTRSLKKTFLGAAGGAIGRNTENVVVIEALRDITLSLKMGDRVGLVGHNGAGKSTLLRLLSGIYEPTRGSATVRGRVAPVFDLGVGMDPEISGYENIIIRGLFLGQTRKQMAAKVDEIADFTELGEYLSMPLRTYSTGMRVRLAMGVVTSIDPEILLLDEGIGAVDADFLKKAQSRLQSLVERSGILVFASHSNEFLARLCKNAMWIDHGTIKMAGGIEDVVRAYEGEDAARHVREVLEEHKSDWSDGVATP encoded by the coding sequence GTGGCTGCTGACGACCCTTTCATCGAAACCCGCGACGCCTGGGTCGAGTTTCCGATCTTCGACGCCAAGACGCGTTCGCTGAAGAAGACGTTCCTGGGTGCGGCCGGCGGTGCGATCGGGCGCAACACTGAAAACGTCGTCGTCATCGAAGCGCTGCGGGACATCACGTTGTCGCTGAAGATGGGCGACCGGGTTGGCCTAGTGGGCCACAACGGCGCGGGCAAGTCCACGCTGCTGCGGCTGCTGTCGGGGATCTACGAACCGACCCGCGGTTCGGCCACGGTCCGCGGCCGGGTGGCACCCGTCTTCGACCTCGGCGTCGGGATGGATCCGGAGATCTCCGGCTACGAGAACATCATCATCCGCGGCCTGTTCCTGGGACAGACGCGCAAGCAGATGGCGGCCAAGGTCGACGAGATCGCCGACTTCACCGAGCTCGGCGAATACCTGTCGATGCCACTGCGGACCTACTCCACCGGTATGCGGGTGCGGCTGGCCATGGGTGTGGTCACCAGCATCGACCCCGAGATCCTGTTGCTCGACGAGGGCATCGGCGCGGTGGACGCCGACTTCCTCAAGAAGGCGCAGTCGCGATTGCAGAGCCTGGTCGAACGATCCGGAATCCTGGTCTTCGCCAGCCATTCCAACGAGTTTCTGGCACGGCTGTGCAAGAACGCGATGTGGATCGACCACGGCACCATCAAGATGGCCGGCGGCATCGAAGACGTGGTGCGGGCTTACGAGGGTGAGGACGCCGCACGGCATGTGCGGGAGGTGCTCGAGGAGCACAAGAGCGACTGGTCGGACGGGGTCGCCACCCCGTGA
- a CDS encoding MarR family winged helix-turn-helix transcriptional regulator, which translates to MGGIIAGRTASEMPGLDIAEQRAWQNFLDAALRLYGTLNRGLVGQHKLNLVDVRLLQILDNSESGSARMGDLAEQLMSLPSRVTRQIRRLETAGLVRREASPDDGRSVLAGITDQGREVVEEAMLTYAKGVRENFLGPLSRPQMAAMGENCRRINASLKSGGSSAKIGRV; encoded by the coding sequence ATGGGAGGGATCATCGCGGGGCGGACCGCCAGTGAGATGCCGGGGTTGGATATCGCCGAGCAAAGAGCTTGGCAGAACTTCCTCGACGCGGCACTGCGGCTCTACGGAACACTGAATCGGGGACTCGTCGGTCAGCACAAGTTGAACTTGGTCGACGTTCGCTTACTGCAGATATTGGACAACTCCGAATCCGGGTCGGCGCGGATGGGGGATCTGGCCGAGCAACTCATGTCACTGCCCAGCCGGGTAACCCGACAGATCCGCCGGCTGGAGACAGCCGGATTGGTCCGTCGGGAGGCCAGTCCCGACGACGGGCGAAGCGTTCTGGCCGGCATCACCGATCAGGGTCGTGAGGTCGTCGAAGAGGCGATGCTGACGTACGCGAAGGGTGTTCGGGAGAACTTCCTGGGCCCGTTGTCGCGCCCGCAGATGGCGGCCATGGGGGAGAACTGCCGCCGCATCAACGCCTCGTTGAAGAGCGGCGGTAGCTCGGCGAAGATCGGCCGCGTCTGA
- a CDS encoding NAD(P)H-quinone oxidoreductase produces MLAIVAESTDRLIWREIPDVSPAPGEVLIKVITAGVNRADLLQAAGHYPPPPGASDTLGLEVSGVIAAVGDGVSDWSVGQDVCALLAGGGYAQYVAVPARQVMPVPAGISVADAAALPEVACTVWSNLVMTAHLATGELLLIHGGASGIGTHAIQVATALNSRVAVTAGSLSKLDLCAELGAELLISYRDDDFVARVNKEAGGANVIFDIMGAAYLDRNLDALAPDGRLVIIGMQGGIKAELNIAKMVPKRLSVIATSLRGRPVDGGNGKGAIVDAVVDSVWPMIAGGRVRPIIGARFPITEAAEAHRVLAAGETFGKVLLTIGQ; encoded by the coding sequence ATGCTGGCCATCGTCGCTGAATCCACTGATCGCCTGATCTGGCGGGAGATACCCGACGTTTCACCCGCACCTGGCGAGGTGTTGATCAAGGTCATCACCGCCGGCGTCAATCGTGCCGACCTGCTACAGGCAGCCGGGCACTACCCGCCCCCACCGGGAGCGAGTGACACCCTGGGGCTGGAAGTCTCCGGCGTGATCGCGGCCGTGGGTGACGGTGTATCGGATTGGTCTGTCGGACAAGATGTTTGCGCTCTCCTGGCCGGGGGCGGCTACGCCCAATATGTGGCGGTGCCGGCCCGGCAGGTGATGCCTGTTCCCGCCGGAATCAGCGTGGCCGACGCGGCAGCACTGCCGGAGGTGGCCTGCACGGTGTGGTCGAACCTCGTCATGACCGCGCACCTCGCGACCGGCGAGTTGCTCCTTATTCACGGTGGCGCCAGCGGGATCGGCACTCACGCCATCCAGGTCGCCACGGCGCTGAACAGTCGGGTCGCGGTGACCGCGGGCTCGCTGTCCAAGCTCGATCTGTGCGCAGAACTCGGCGCCGAACTCCTAATCTCCTATCGCGACGACGATTTCGTCGCACGCGTTAATAAAGAGGCGGGCGGCGCCAACGTCATTTTTGACATCATGGGCGCGGCGTATCTGGATCGGAACCTCGACGCGCTCGCTCCCGATGGGCGGCTCGTCATCATCGGCATGCAGGGTGGGATCAAAGCCGAACTGAATATCGCCAAGATGGTGCCCAAGCGGCTGAGCGTGATCGCTACCTCGTTGCGCGGCCGGCCCGTCGACGGCGGCAACGGCAAGGGCGCCATCGTTGACGCGGTGGTGGACTCGGTGTGGCCGATGATCGCCGGCGGCCGGGTCCGCCCGATCATCGGCGCCCGATTCCCCATCACCGAAGCCGCCGAAGCGCATCGGGTGCTGGCCGCCGGTGAGACGTTCGGGAAGGTTCTGCTGACTATCGGGCAGTGA
- a CDS encoding crotonase/enoyl-CoA hydratase family protein, with amino-acid sequence MSEPYESLTVEVKDHIAQVTLIGPGKGNAMGPAFWTEMPVVFADLDADPDVRAIVLTGSGGNFSYGLDLIAMGDTIGGAMSTEVSARPRKEFHTKLKRMQQSITAVADCRTPTIAAIHGWCIGGGVDLISAVDIRYASADAKFSVREVKLSIVADVGSLARLPYIVSDGHLRELALTGKDIDAARAEKIGLVNDIYSDAAATLAAAHATAAEIAANSPLVTHGIKDVLDEQRTADVAASLRYVAAWNAAFLPSRDLSEAISAMFSKRRPEFTGE; translated from the coding sequence ATGAGCGAGCCGTACGAATCCCTCACTGTCGAGGTCAAGGACCACATCGCCCAGGTCACGCTGATCGGCCCGGGCAAAGGCAATGCGATGGGCCCGGCGTTCTGGACGGAAATGCCGGTGGTCTTCGCCGACCTCGACGCCGATCCTGACGTCCGAGCCATCGTGCTGACCGGGTCGGGCGGCAACTTTAGCTACGGCCTGGACCTGATCGCGATGGGGGACACCATCGGTGGCGCCATGTCCACCGAGGTGTCGGCCCGCCCGCGCAAGGAGTTCCACACCAAGCTCAAGCGCATGCAGCAATCGATCACCGCGGTGGCCGATTGCCGCACCCCTACGATCGCAGCGATACACGGCTGGTGCATCGGTGGTGGCGTCGACCTCATCAGCGCGGTCGATATCCGCTACGCCAGCGCCGATGCGAAGTTCTCGGTGCGCGAGGTCAAGTTGTCGATCGTCGCCGATGTCGGCAGCCTGGCACGGTTGCCCTACATCGTGTCCGACGGGCATCTGCGCGAACTGGCCCTGACCGGCAAGGACATCGATGCCGCACGCGCCGAGAAGATCGGTCTGGTCAACGACATCTATTCCGACGCCGCGGCCACGCTGGCTGCCGCGCACGCAACGGCCGCCGAGATCGCGGCCAATTCACCGCTGGTCACCCACGGGATCAAGGACGTCCTCGATGAGCAGCGCACGGCCGACGTGGCGGCGAGCCTGCGTTACGTGGCGGCCTGGAACGCGGCCTTCCTGCCGTCCAGGGACCTGTCCGAAGCCATCTCGGCGATGTTCAGCAAGCGGAGGCCGGAATTCACCGGCGAGTAG
- the cysE gene encoding serine O-acetyltransferase, whose translation MPWQILSDVRSVKERDPAARSTLEIILVYPGLHAVWIHRITHRLWQRGAKLPARVLAEIGRILTGVEIHPGAVLGSGVFIDHATGVVIGETAVVGNDVTIYHGVTLGGISLDRGKRHPTIEDGVTIGAGAKVLGAITIGEGSQIGANSVVVKEVPPGSVVVGVPGQIIGRPAGGQTETDQSNLPDPLGVSLHTLLSRVSKLESRADGPGTERVIRPPEAGVWYGEDFSI comes from the coding sequence ATGCCCTGGCAAATTCTCAGCGACGTCCGGTCGGTCAAGGAACGCGACCCCGCCGCGCGCTCGACGCTGGAGATCATCCTGGTGTACCCGGGACTGCACGCGGTGTGGATTCACCGCATCACCCATCGGCTGTGGCAGCGTGGCGCCAAACTTCCCGCGCGGGTACTCGCCGAGATCGGCCGCATCCTGACCGGGGTTGAGATACACCCCGGCGCGGTCCTGGGCAGTGGAGTGTTCATCGACCATGCCACCGGCGTGGTGATCGGCGAAACCGCGGTAGTCGGCAACGACGTCACGATCTACCACGGCGTCACGCTGGGCGGCATCAGTCTCGATCGGGGAAAGCGGCACCCGACGATCGAAGACGGGGTGACCATCGGTGCGGGTGCAAAAGTATTGGGCGCCATCACTATTGGCGAAGGCAGTCAGATCGGCGCGAACTCCGTCGTCGTCAAGGAGGTGCCACCCGGTTCGGTGGTGGTCGGCGTCCCTGGACAAATCATCGGACGGCCCGCCGGCGGGCAGACCGAGACCGACCAATCCAATCTGCCCGACCCACTCGGTGTCAGCCTTCACACGCTGCTCAGCCGGGTGTCCAAGCTGGAGTCACGGGCTGACGGCCCCGGCACCGAACGCGTGATCCGGCCCCCCGAGGCCGGCGTCTGGTACGGCGAAGACTTCTCCATCTGA
- a CDS encoding cysteine desulfurase-like protein has product MAYDVARVRGLHPALGDGWMRFDAQAGMLIPESVATTVSTAFRGSVPNTASPHPAARRSVAVLEAARRAVADLVNGDPGGVVLGSDRSVLLTSLADASSSRAGIGYEVVVSRLDDEANVAPWLRAASRYGAKVKWAEVDIETGELPSWQWESLITPPTKLVAMSSASSTLGTITDVGAVTKLVHDVSGLVVVDHSAAAPYQLLDIDEIEADVVALNASAWGGPPIGALVFRNPSLIDTFGSVSMDPHASGPARLELGGHQYGLLAGVVASIEYLAGLDESARGTRRERLALSMQSAGSYLGGLFDYLMTSLRSLPLVMVIGRPEVHIPVASFAVTGVPAERVVQRLADNGILAVSNANSRVLDLIGVDDIGGAVTVGLAHYSTLAEVDQLVRALASLG; this is encoded by the coding sequence ATGGCATACGACGTCGCCCGGGTGCGTGGTCTGCACCCAGCGCTGGGCGATGGGTGGATGCGCTTCGACGCTCAGGCCGGGATGTTGATTCCCGAGTCGGTGGCTACCACGGTGTCGACGGCATTCCGCGGTTCGGTGCCCAATACGGCCAGCCCCCACCCGGCAGCGCGGCGCTCCGTGGCGGTGTTGGAAGCCGCCCGCCGGGCGGTGGCCGATCTGGTCAACGGCGATCCGGGCGGGGTGGTGCTTGGCTCCGACCGCTCGGTCCTGCTGACGTCACTGGCCGACGCGTCCTCCTCACGGGCTGGGATCGGCTACGAGGTGGTTGTCAGCCGGCTCGACGATGAGGCAAACGTCGCGCCGTGGCTGCGCGCGGCCAGCCGGTACGGGGCCAAGGTCAAATGGGCCGAGGTCGATATCGAAACCGGCGAGCTGCCATCGTGGCAGTGGGAAAGCCTGATCACGCCGCCCACCAAGTTGGTGGCCATGTCCTCGGCGTCATCGACGCTGGGCACGATCACCGACGTCGGGGCGGTCACCAAACTTGTGCATGACGTCAGCGGGCTGGTCGTGGTGGACCACTCGGCGGCGGCGCCGTATCAGCTGTTGGACATCGATGAGATCGAAGCCGATGTGGTCGCGCTCAACGCGTCGGCCTGGGGCGGCCCGCCGATCGGCGCACTGGTGTTCCGTAACCCCTCACTGATCGACACGTTCGGATCGGTGTCGATGGACCCGCACGCCAGTGGTCCGGCTCGGCTGGAATTGGGCGGGCACCAGTACGGCCTGCTGGCCGGTGTGGTCGCCAGCATCGAATACCTGGCCGGTCTGGACGAGTCAGCGCGCGGCACCCGCCGCGAAAGGCTCGCGCTGTCAATGCAATCCGCGGGTTCTTACCTCGGCGGATTGTTCGACTACCTCATGACATCGCTGCGGTCGCTACCGCTGGTGATGGTGATCGGCCGGCCCGAGGTGCACATCCCGGTGGCCAGTTTCGCGGTCACCGGCGTACCCGCCGAGCGGGTGGTCCAGCGGTTGGCCGATAATGGAATCCTGGCCGTCTCCAATGCCAATTCGCGGGTTCTGGATCTGATCGGCGTCGACGACATCGGCGGCGCGGTCACCGTCGGGCTAGCGCACTACTCGACACTGGCCGAAGTCGATCAGCTCGTGCGGGCGCTCGCGTCATTGGGCTGA